A single region of the Gracilibacillus caseinilyticus genome encodes:
- a CDS encoding alpha/beta hydrolase codes for MHFYTTNDGYRHFYQKYPAKSSNNIMILLHGISENHRYLAPLASYIAKRNIATVLTPDLRGYGEFCPKKGDVDYIGQHEDDLKQFITQLKKDYQESRFILAGHSAGGGSLLRLSETDLAETFDLFILLAPLIHYGAPTIPKENTGFRRAIRNNLSSILALNDQNITKLNDRIVFENQKPENLRHGSETISLSFRLFASRYPVHYLNAIENLTKPTLLIAGKEDEQFVASAYEPLFQDNPHVDVMILEDIDHDGILSDRHALSIIGQWIQNTIIEV; via the coding sequence ATGCATTTTTATACTACCAATGATGGTTATCGGCATTTTTATCAAAAGTACCCTGCCAAATCTAGTAACAATATTATGATTTTGTTACATGGAATTTCTGAGAACCATCGTTATTTAGCTCCTCTAGCATCATACATTGCTAAGCGAAATATTGCAACCGTCTTGACACCTGATTTGCGTGGATATGGTGAATTTTGTCCAAAAAAAGGTGATGTTGACTATATCGGTCAGCATGAAGATGATTTAAAACAATTTATAACACAATTAAAAAAAGATTATCAAGAATCTCGATTTATCCTGGCTGGCCATTCTGCAGGAGGAGGCAGTCTCCTTCGGTTGTCAGAAACAGATCTAGCGGAAACCTTTGATCTATTTATCTTGCTGGCACCCTTAATTCATTATGGAGCACCAACTATTCCAAAGGAGAACACGGGTTTTCGCAGGGCAATCAGAAATAATCTAAGCTCCATACTTGCTTTGAATGATCAAAATATTACGAAGCTGAACGATAGAATTGTCTTTGAGAATCAGAAGCCTGAAAATTTGAGACATGGTTCAGAAACAATTTCCTTAAGCTTTCGTCTTTTTGCATCAAGGTATCCGGTTCATTATCTGAATGCCATCGAAAATCTGACCAAGCCTACTTTGCTAATCGCGGGGAAAGAGGATGAGCAGTTTGTGGCATCTGCATATGAACCATTATTTCAGGATAACCCTCATGTCGATGTTATGATCTTAGAAGACATTGACCATGATGGAATATTAAGTGATAGGCATGCATTGTCCATAATCGGTCAATGGATACAAAATACAATAATAGAGGTGTGA
- a CDS encoding DNA-3-methyladenine glycosylase I — MSTCLWPGSKQLMQTYHDKEWCVPSYDDQYIFEMLTLEGAQSGLSWSIVLRKRDSYQEAFRNFDIKYCSQLNDKDLTAIKEQFNVIKHLAKLQSVRANALAILDIQKEFGSFSNFLWEYINFEPIVNNWEKEESIPSHTDLSTRISKDLKKRNFKFVGPVTIYSFMQAIGMVNDHITTCRYR, encoded by the coding sequence ATGTCGACATGTCTATGGCCAGGTAGTAAGCAACTTATGCAGACCTATCACGATAAAGAATGGTGTGTTCCAAGCTATGATGATCAATATATATTTGAGATGCTCACATTAGAAGGGGCGCAATCAGGATTATCGTGGAGTATCGTGCTGAGGAAACGAGACAGCTATCAAGAAGCTTTTCGTAACTTTGATATAAAGTATTGTTCGCAGCTGAACGATAAAGATCTAACAGCTATTAAAGAACAATTCAATGTCATCAAGCATTTGGCAAAATTACAATCGGTAAGGGCCAATGCTTTAGCTATTTTAGATATACAGAAGGAATTTGGCAGTTTTTCGAATTTTTTATGGGAGTATATCAACTTTGAACCGATCGTGAACAATTGGGAAAAAGAAGAAAGTATACCTTCTCACACAGATTTATCAACACGGATTAGTAAGGATCTAAAAAAACGAAACTTTAAATTCGTTGGTCCTGTTACCATCTATTCATTCATGCAAGCAATCGGCATGGTGAATGACCATATCACAACATGTAGGTACCGTTAA
- the csaA gene encoding chaperone CsaA: protein MATFDDFNQLDLRVGTVLEAEAFPEARKPAIKLKIDFGELGIKQSTAQITKRYEPEQLIGRQIAAVVNFPPLRIAGFKSEVLILGGVPGAGDVVLLGPDQEVENGTKIS from the coding sequence ATGGCTACGTTTGATGATTTTAACCAATTGGATTTGCGTGTTGGAACTGTATTGGAAGCAGAAGCATTCCCAGAAGCAAGAAAACCTGCGATAAAACTGAAAATTGATTTTGGAGAATTAGGTATCAAACAATCTACTGCTCAGATTACGAAACGATATGAGCCTGAACAATTAATAGGGAGACAAATCGCTGCGGTGGTGAACTTTCCTCCATTACGAATCGCAGGATTTAAATCAGAAGTGCTTATCTTAGGAGGTGTGCCGGGTGCAGGAGATGTCGTCCTGTTAGGTCCGGATCAGGAAGTGGAGAATGGTACGAAAATATCATAA